Proteins co-encoded in one Bubalus bubalis isolate 160015118507 breed Murrah chromosome 7, NDDB_SH_1, whole genome shotgun sequence genomic window:
- the CXCL8 gene encoding interleukin-8 precursor, producing MTSKLAVALLAAFLLSAALCEAAVLSRMSTELRCQCIKTHSTPFHPKFIKELRVIESGPHCENSEIIVKLTNGKEVCLNPKEKWVQKVVQVFVKRAEKQDP from the exons ATGACTTCCAAGCTGGCTGTTGCTCTCTTGGCAGCTTTCCTGCTCTCTGCAGCTCTGTGTGAAG CTGCAGTTCTGTCAAGGATGAGTACAGAACTTCGATGCCAATGCATAAAAACACATTCCACACCTTTCCACCCCAAATTTATCAAAGAATTGAGAGTTATCGAGAGTGGGCCACACTGTGAAAATTCAGAAATCAT TGTTAAGCTTACCAATGGAAAAGAGGTCTGCTTAAACCCCAAGGAAAAGTGGGTGCAGAAGGTTGTGCAAGTATTTGTGAAGAG agctGAGAAGCAAgatccatga